A genomic stretch from Bradyrhizobium quebecense includes:
- the maiA gene encoding maleylacetoacetate isomerase, with amino-acid sequence MQFFSFWRSLASFRVRIALNLKGVPAEVVFVDIDADAHRTDAYRKINPQMALPALVTDDGTVLFQSLAIIDYLDETYPSPPLLPPDALGRARVRGLALIVACEGHPLLTPRVRRYLDRELDLRDSQQNAWRRHWTVETLAALEGHLAGHKATGQFCHGDAPTLADICLVGHVTAAINQQISLSPWPTVKRIHDTAMALPAFAKAHPSAQPDTPEAMRAK; translated from the coding sequence ATGCAATTCTTCTCCTTCTGGCGATCGCTGGCGAGCTTTCGGGTGCGGATCGCGCTCAATCTGAAGGGCGTGCCGGCGGAGGTCGTGTTCGTCGACATCGATGCGGACGCGCATCGCACTGATGCCTATCGCAAGATCAATCCGCAGATGGCGCTGCCGGCGCTGGTGACCGACGATGGCACGGTGCTGTTCCAGTCGCTCGCGATCATCGACTATCTCGACGAGACCTACCCGAGCCCGCCGTTGCTGCCGCCCGACGCGCTCGGCCGTGCCCGGGTGCGCGGGCTTGCGCTGATCGTCGCCTGCGAGGGCCATCCGCTGCTGACGCCACGGGTGCGCCGCTATCTCGACCGCGAGCTCGATCTGCGCGACAGCCAGCAGAACGCCTGGCGGCGGCACTGGACGGTCGAGACGCTGGCGGCGCTCGAGGGCCACCTCGCCGGCCACAAGGCAACCGGCCAGTTCTGTCACGGCGATGCGCCGACCCTCGCCGATATCTGCCTGGTCGGCCATGTCACCGCGGCGATCAACCAGCAGATCAGCCTGTCGCCCTGGCCGACCGTGAAGCGCATCCACGACACCGCAATGGCGCTGCCGGCGTTCGCCAAGGCGCATCCCTCCGCGCAGCCGGATACGCCCGAGGCGATGCGCGCGAAGTAG
- a CDS encoding nickel/cobalt efflux transporter: MTDLSRLLQQSSAHAWLFVPSAILLGALHGLEPGHSKTMMAAFIVAIRGTVVQAVLLGLSATISHTAIVWIIALAGLHFGQQWSGERSEAWLQLASAAIIISIAAWMAWRTWREQNSEHGHHHDHDHDHHHHDETRQLTLAGQSLSLEVFEDGVPPRWRLRSEAGALPAAGEVDVVTIRPDGREQQFRFAARDGYLESIDEIPEPHAFKARVSVRADTAEVLFEEHDHAHMDLGDADDAHARAHAADIRKRFAGRTVTTWQIILFGLTGGLIPCPAAITVLLLCLQLKQFSLGFVLVLCFGIGLAITMVSVGVAAALSLRHVERHWGGFSRFAQRAPYVSAALIVLVGLYTGWLGLHGITA, translated from the coding sequence ATGACCGATCTGTCTCGGCTGCTCCAGCAGAGCAGCGCGCATGCATGGCTGTTCGTCCCCAGTGCGATCCTGCTCGGCGCGCTGCATGGTCTCGAGCCCGGCCACTCCAAGACGATGATGGCGGCCTTCATCGTCGCCATCCGCGGCACCGTGGTGCAGGCGGTGCTGCTCGGCCTGTCGGCGACGATCTCGCACACGGCCATCGTCTGGATCATCGCGCTGGCGGGGCTGCATTTCGGCCAGCAGTGGTCCGGCGAACGCAGCGAAGCCTGGCTGCAACTGGCCTCGGCGGCGATCATCATTTCGATCGCAGCCTGGATGGCCTGGCGCACCTGGCGCGAGCAGAATTCGGAACACGGCCATCACCACGATCATGACCATGATCACCATCATCATGACGAAACGCGGCAACTGACCCTGGCCGGGCAATCGCTGTCACTCGAAGTCTTCGAGGACGGCGTGCCGCCGCGCTGGCGGTTGCGAAGCGAGGCCGGGGCGCTCCCGGCAGCCGGCGAAGTTGATGTCGTGACGATCCGTCCCGACGGCCGCGAACAGCAGTTTCGCTTCGCCGCGCGGGACGGCTATCTGGAAAGCATCGATGAAATTCCGGAGCCGCATGCCTTCAAGGCACGCGTGTCGGTGCGGGCGGACACGGCCGAAGTCCTGTTCGAGGAGCATGACCATGCGCATATGGACCTCGGCGACGCGGACGATGCGCATGCGCGCGCGCACGCCGCCGACATCCGCAAGCGCTTTGCCGGGCGGACCGTCACGACGTGGCAGATCATTCTGTTCGGCCTGACCGGCGGGCTCATTCCGTGTCCGGCGGCGATCACCGTGTTGCTGCTCTGCCTTCAGCTCAAGCAGTTCAGCCTCGGCTTCGTGCTGGTGCTCTGCTTCGGCATCGGGCTTGCGATCACCATGGTCTCGGTTGGCGTCGCGGCGGCGCTCAGTCTGCGTCATGTCGAGCGTCATTGGGGCGGCTTCAGCCGCTTCGCCCAACGCGCGCCCTACGTGTCGGCCGCGCTGATCGTTTTGGTCGGCCTCTACACGGGCTGGCTGGGGTTGCACGGGATCACGGCCTGA
- a CDS encoding metal/formaldehyde-sensitive transcriptional repressor, whose amino-acid sequence MSHTIKHKSKLVGRVRRIKGQLDAVERALESEIGCADVLMLVASVRGAINGLTAELLEDHIRHHVVDPAREKDPERAQGAADLIDVVRTYLK is encoded by the coding sequence ATGTCGCACACGATCAAGCACAAGTCCAAGCTCGTCGGCCGGGTCCGCCGCATCAAGGGTCAGCTCGACGCCGTCGAGCGGGCGCTGGAGTCCGAGATCGGCTGTGCCGACGTGTTGATGCTGGTGGCCTCGGTTCGCGGCGCCATCAACGGTCTCACCGCGGAACTGCTCGAGGATCACATCCGCCATCACGTGGTGGACCCTGCCCGGGAGAAGGATCCCGAGAGAGCGCAGGGCGCGGCGGACCTGATCGACGTCGTTCGTACCTATTTGAAGTGA
- the metF gene encoding methylenetetrahydrofolate reductase [NAD(P)H], whose product MTETISSLPNGQRAPKTPKISFEFFPPKTEEMERSLWETINRLAPLTPNFVSVTYGAGGSTRERTHSTISRILRETDLLPAAHLTCVSASRGEIDEIVDRYHEVGVRHIVALRGDPPGGIGTPYFTHPDGYQSSAELVAAIKKRHADIEISVSAYPEKHPEAADFDADIDTLKAKVDAGATRAITQVFFDNDLYHRYVDRVRARGIEIPIVPGIMPMHNFKQARNFVTRAGTSVPDWLAEKFEGLDNDAETRKLVAATVAAGQVQKLFKHGVDTFHFYTMNRADLVFAISHLLGIRPTGAQKAA is encoded by the coding sequence ATGACCGAGACCATTTCCTCCCTGCCGAACGGGCAGCGCGCGCCGAAAACGCCGAAAATCTCCTTCGAGTTCTTCCCGCCGAAGACCGAGGAGATGGAGCGCAGTCTCTGGGAGACCATCAATCGCCTGGCGCCGCTGACGCCGAACTTCGTCTCGGTCACCTACGGCGCCGGCGGCTCGACCCGCGAGCGCACCCACTCCACCATCAGCCGCATCCTCCGCGAGACCGATCTTCTGCCGGCCGCGCATCTGACCTGCGTCAGTGCCTCGCGCGGCGAGATCGACGAGATCGTCGACCGCTATCATGAGGTCGGTGTCCGCCACATCGTGGCACTGCGCGGCGATCCGCCCGGCGGCATCGGCACGCCCTACTTCACCCATCCCGACGGCTACCAGAGCTCAGCCGAGCTCGTCGCCGCCATCAAGAAGCGCCACGCCGACATCGAGATCTCGGTGTCCGCCTATCCGGAGAAGCATCCGGAAGCCGCCGATTTCGACGCCGACATCGACACGCTGAAGGCCAAGGTCGACGCCGGCGCGACACGCGCGATCACCCAGGTGTTCTTCGACAACGATCTCTACCATCGCTATGTCGACCGGGTGCGCGCACGCGGCATCGAGATTCCGATCGTGCCCGGCATCATGCCGATGCACAATTTCAAGCAGGCCCGCAATTTCGTGACGCGCGCCGGCACCAGCGTGCCGGACTGGCTCGCCGAGAAATTCGAGGGCCTCGACAACGACGCCGAGACCCGCAAGCTGGTCGCCGCCACCGTTGCCGCCGGCCAGGTGCAGAAGCTGTTCAAGCACGGCGTCGACACCTTCCACTTCTACACCATGAACCGCGCGGACCTCGTGTTCGCGATCAGCCACCTGCTCGGCATCCGGCCGACCGGTGCCCAGAAAGCTGCCTGA
- the metH gene encoding methionine synthase, whose protein sequence is MSVPVSPKRNALLAAARERILVLDGAMGTMIQGLQFDEAAFRGERFKDFHRDIKGNNDLLILTQAEAITDIHAAYLRAGADIVATNTFSSTSIAQADYDMSDLAYELNLQGARLARAAAERVSAEDGKQRFVAGALGPTNRTASISPDVSNPGYRAVTFDDLRKAYGEQAKGLLDGGADLLLVETIFDTLNAKAALYAIAELIAERGIDVPVMISGTITDKSGRLLSGQLPEAFWHSVRHAKPITIGFNCALGAEDLRAHIADIGRVADTLVCAYPNAGLPNEFGQYDETPDYMARLIGEFAAAGLVNIVGGCCGTTPDHIAAIARAVAPHKPRVVPEIEPRLKLSGLEPFTLTDAIPFVNVGERTNVTGSARFRKLITAGDYTAALQVARDQVENGAQVIDVNMDEGLLDSEAAMVTFLNLVAAEPDIARVPVMVDSSKFHVIEAGLKCIQGKPIVNSISMKEGEEKFLHEATVAKRHGAAVVVMAFDETGQADTFARKTEICKRAYDLLVNRLDFPPEDIIFDPNIFAIATGLEEHNNYGVDFIEATRWIRQNLPGAHISGGVSNLSFSFRGNEPVREAMHSVFLYHAIHAGMDMGIVNAGQMIVYDDIDPELRQTCEDVILNRDPGASERLLALAEKFRGKEKQTKEQDLAWREWPVEKRLSHALVHGITEFIEADTEAARQNTSRPLDVIEGPLMASMNVVGDLFGDGKMFLPQVVKSARVMKQAVAYLMPFMEEEKARNLANGITGGRNAAGKIVLATVKGDVHDIGKNIVGIVLQCNNFEVIDLGVMVPANKIIETAKAEGADIIGLSGLITPSLDEMSFLAGELERQGMNVPLLIGGATTSRVHTAVKIDPNYPGGPVVHVNDASRAVGVASSLLSAEKKQAYAAEVRAEYAKISTAHFRAQADKKRLKLNDARANKVAIDFAAAPPKKPAFFGLKSFDAYDLAEFADYIDWTPFLQTWELTGRFPAILDDPKVGEVARSLYADARKMLDTIIQEKWFTARAAIGFWPANAVGDDIEVYADETRKQKIATFHTLRQQLEKREGRFNAALSDFVAPKETGVPDYIGGFVVTAGIGEDAVADRFKNANDDYSSILCKALADRLAEAFAERMHQRVRKEFWGYAPDEASSPDELILEKYDGIRPAPGYPAQPDHTEKRTLFALLDAENTSGVKLTESYAMWPGSSVSGLYFSHPESFYFGVGKIERDQVEDYAARKAMTVAEVERWLAPVLNYIPSQDGAKGQAIAPAATPANDEESRELASHPQGCTCAVHLAWRKKKVGAG, encoded by the coding sequence ATGTCCGTACCGGTTTCCCCCAAGCGTAACGCTTTGCTCGCGGCTGCCCGCGAGCGCATCCTGGTGCTCGACGGCGCCATGGGCACGATGATCCAGGGCTTGCAGTTCGACGAAGCCGCCTTCCGCGGCGAACGCTTCAAGGACTTCCACCGCGACATCAAGGGCAACAACGATCTCCTGATCCTGACCCAGGCTGAGGCGATCACGGACATCCACGCCGCCTACCTGCGCGCCGGCGCCGACATCGTCGCGACCAATACCTTCTCCTCCACCTCGATCGCGCAGGCCGACTACGACATGTCGGACCTCGCCTATGAGCTCAACCTGCAGGGCGCTCGGCTCGCGCGTGCGGCCGCGGAGCGGGTGAGCGCCGAGGACGGCAAGCAGCGCTTCGTCGCCGGCGCGCTTGGCCCGACCAACCGCACCGCCTCGATCTCGCCCGACGTCTCCAATCCCGGCTATCGCGCGGTGACCTTCGACGATCTGCGCAAGGCCTATGGCGAACAGGCCAAGGGCCTGCTCGATGGCGGCGCCGACCTGCTGCTGGTCGAGACCATCTTCGACACGCTGAACGCCAAGGCGGCGCTGTATGCGATCGCCGAGCTCATCGCGGAGCGCGGCATCGACGTGCCCGTGATGATTTCCGGCACCATCACCGACAAGTCCGGCCGGCTGCTCTCCGGGCAGCTGCCGGAGGCGTTCTGGCATTCGGTGCGGCACGCCAAGCCGATCACGATCGGCTTCAATTGCGCGCTCGGCGCCGAGGATCTGCGCGCGCATATCGCCGATATCGGCCGCGTCGCCGACACGCTGGTCTGCGCTTACCCCAACGCCGGCCTGCCCAACGAGTTCGGCCAGTATGACGAGACGCCGGACTACATGGCCCGGCTGATTGGCGAGTTCGCTGCCGCCGGCCTCGTCAACATCGTTGGCGGCTGCTGCGGCACCACGCCCGATCATATCGCGGCGATCGCCAGGGCCGTCGCCCCGCACAAGCCGCGCGTCGTGCCCGAGATCGAACCGCGGCTCAAGCTCTCCGGCCTCGAGCCGTTCACGCTGACCGACGCGATCCCGTTCGTGAACGTCGGCGAGCGCACCAACGTCACCGGTTCGGCGCGCTTCCGCAAGCTGATCACCGCGGGCGACTACACCGCCGCGCTTCAGGTGGCGCGCGACCAGGTCGAGAACGGCGCCCAGGTCATCGACGTCAACATGGACGAGGGCCTCCTCGACTCCGAAGCGGCGATGGTGACGTTCCTCAACCTCGTCGCCGCCGAGCCCGACATCGCGCGGGTGCCCGTGATGGTCGACTCCTCGAAATTCCACGTCATCGAGGCCGGCCTGAAATGCATCCAGGGCAAGCCGATCGTGAACTCGATCTCGATGAAGGAAGGCGAGGAGAAATTCCTGCACGAGGCGACGGTCGCCAAGCGTCACGGCGCCGCCGTGGTGGTGATGGCGTTCGACGAGACCGGCCAGGCCGACACGTTCGCGCGCAAGACCGAGATCTGCAAGCGCGCCTACGACCTTCTGGTCAACCGGCTCGACTTCCCGCCCGAGGACATCATCTTCGATCCGAACATCTTCGCGATCGCGACTGGCCTCGAGGAGCACAACAATTACGGCGTCGACTTCATCGAGGCGACGCGCTGGATCCGCCAGAACCTGCCCGGCGCCCACATCTCTGGCGGCGTCTCCAACCTGTCGTTCTCGTTCCGCGGCAACGAGCCGGTGCGCGAGGCGATGCACTCGGTGTTCCTGTATCACGCCATCCATGCCGGCATGGACATGGGCATCGTCAATGCTGGACAGATGATCGTCTATGACGACATCGACCCCGAGCTGCGCCAGACCTGCGAGGACGTGATCCTCAACCGCGACCCGGGCGCGTCCGAGCGGCTGCTGGCGCTTGCCGAGAAATTCCGCGGCAAGGAGAAGCAGACCAAGGAGCAGGATCTCGCCTGGCGCGAATGGCCGGTCGAGAAGCGACTCAGTCACGCGCTGGTGCACGGCATCACCGAGTTCATCGAGGCCGACACCGAAGCCGCCCGCCAGAACACGTCCCGTCCGCTCGACGTCATCGAGGGGCCGCTGATGGCCAGCATGAACGTGGTCGGCGATCTCTTCGGCGACGGCAAGATGTTCCTGCCGCAGGTCGTGAAGTCGGCCCGCGTGATGAAGCAGGCGGTCGCCTACCTGATGCCGTTCATGGAGGAGGAGAAGGCGCGCAACCTCGCCAATGGCATCACCGGCGGCCGCAACGCCGCGGGCAAGATCGTGCTCGCGACCGTGAAGGGCGACGTCCATGACATCGGCAAGAACATCGTCGGCATCGTGCTCCAGTGCAACAATTTCGAGGTCATCGACCTCGGCGTCATGGTGCCCGCCAACAAGATCATCGAGACCGCGAAGGCCGAGGGCGCCGACATCATCGGCCTGTCCGGCCTGATCACGCCCTCGCTTGACGAGATGAGCTTCCTCGCCGGCGAGCTGGAACGGCAGGGCATGAACGTGCCGCTCCTGATCGGCGGCGCCACCACGAGCCGGGTGCACACCGCCGTCAAGATCGACCCGAACTATCCGGGCGGCCCGGTCGTGCATGTCAATGATGCGAGCCGCGCCGTCGGCGTCGCCTCCTCGCTGCTGTCGGCCGAGAAGAAGCAGGCCTATGCCGCCGAGGTGCGCGCCGAATACGCCAAGATCTCGACGGCGCATTTCCGCGCCCAGGCCGACAAGAAGCGGCTGAAGCTCAACGACGCCCGCGCCAACAAGGTCGCGATCGACTTTGCGGCGGCGCCGCCGAAGAAGCCGGCGTTCTTCGGGCTGAAGAGCTTCGATGCCTACGATCTCGCCGAGTTCGCCGACTACATCGACTGGACGCCGTTCCTCCAGACCTGGGAATTGACCGGCCGCTTCCCCGCGATCCTCGACGACCCCAAGGTCGGCGAAGTCGCCCGCTCGCTCTATGCCGACGCGCGCAAGATGCTCGACACGATCATCCAGGAGAAGTGGTTCACTGCGCGGGCCGCCATCGGCTTCTGGCCGGCAAATGCCGTCGGCGACGACATCGAGGTCTATGCCGACGAGACGCGGAAGCAGAAGATCGCGACCTTCCACACGCTGCGCCAGCAGCTCGAGAAGCGCGAGGGCCGCTTCAACGCCGCGCTGTCCGACTTCGTCGCGCCAAAGGAGACCGGCGTGCCCGACTATATCGGCGGCTTCGTCGTCACCGCGGGGATCGGCGAGGATGCGGTCGCCGACCGTTTCAAGAACGCCAATGATGACTACTCCTCGATCCTGTGCAAGGCGCTGGCCGATCGTCTGGCGGAAGCCTTTGCCGAGCGCATGCACCAGCGCGTGCGCAAGGAGTTCTGGGGCTATGCGCCCGACGAGGCCTCGTCGCCGGACGAATTGATCCTCGAAAAGTATGACGGCATTCGCCCCGCGCCCGGCTATCCGGCGCAGCCCGACCACACCGAGAAGCGGACGCTGTTCGCGCTGCTCGATGCCGAGAACACGTCCGGCGTGAAGCTGACCGAGAGCTACGCGATGTGGCCGGGTTCGTCGGTTTCGGGCCTGTATTTCTCGCACCCCGAAAGCTTCTATTTCGGCGTCGGCAAGATCGAACGCGACCAGGTCGAGGACTATGCCGCACGCAAGGCCATGACGGTCGCCGAGGTCGAGCGCTGGCTGGCGCCGGTGTTGAACTACATCCCCTCGCAGGACGGCGCCAAGGGCCAGGCGATCGCGCCTGCCGCGACGCCCGCCAACGACGAGGAGTCTCGGGAACTCGCCTCGCATCCGCAGGGCTGCACCTGCGCGGTGCACCTTGCCTGGCGGAAGAAGAAGGTGGGTGCGGGGTAG
- a CDS encoding prephenate dehydratase codes for MTKKLKIAFQGEPGANSHIAIAEAYPDAEPMPCPTFEDALAAISSGEADLGMIPIENSVAGRVADIHHLLPASGLFIVGEWFLPIRHQLMAVKGTKLADIKSVESHVHALGQCRRIIRKLGIRSIVAGDTAGSARDISERGDKSVAAIASRLAADIYGLDILAEDIEDEAHNTTRFVVLAREAKWAAQGSGPLVTSFVFRVRNLPAALYKALGGFATNGVNMTKLESYMVDGNFFATQFYADVDGHPDDRGLAFALEELKFFSREFRIVGVYPGHPFRATFSETQS; via the coding sequence ATGACCAAGAAGCTGAAAATCGCGTTCCAGGGCGAGCCTGGCGCCAATTCCCATATCGCGATCGCCGAGGCCTATCCCGACGCCGAGCCGATGCCCTGCCCGACCTTCGAGGACGCGCTGGCCGCGATTTCCTCGGGCGAGGCCGATCTCGGCATGATCCCGATCGAGAATTCGGTCGCCGGCCGCGTCGCCGACATCCATCATCTCTTGCCTGCCTCGGGCCTGTTCATCGTCGGCGAATGGTTCTTGCCGATCCGCCACCAGTTGATGGCGGTGAAGGGCACCAAGCTCGCCGACATCAAGAGCGTGGAGAGCCACGTCCACGCGCTCGGCCAGTGCCGGCGCATCATCCGCAAGCTCGGCATCCGGTCGATCGTCGCCGGCGACACCGCCGGCAGCGCCCGCGATATTTCCGAACGCGGCGACAAGAGCGTGGCGGCGATCGCCTCGCGCCTCGCCGCCGATATCTATGGCCTCGACATTCTGGCCGAGGACATCGAGGACGAGGCCCACAACACCACCCGCTTCGTGGTGCTGGCGCGCGAGGCCAAATGGGCTGCGCAGGGCTCCGGGCCGCTGGTCACCAGTTTTGTTTTCCGGGTGCGCAATCTGCCCGCTGCGCTCTACAAGGCACTCGGCGGCTTCGCCACCAACGGCGTCAACATGACCAAGCTCGAAAGCTACATGGTCGACGGCAATTTCTTCGCCACGCAATTCTATGCCGATGTCGACGGCCACCCCGACGACCGCGGACTTGCCTTCGCGCTGGAAGAGCTGAAATTCTTCTCGCGCGAATTCCGCATCGTCGGCGTCTATCCCGGCCATCCGTTCCGCGCGACCTTCAGCGAAACGCAGAGCTAG
- a CDS encoding c-type cytochrome: MDSFELNKILGAVLGTCIVVLVMSFAAGSVFSAKLPEKPGFEIAVKEESHGGGGEAAAAASEPIEKLLQTASAEKGAAAAKKCQACHTFEKGGPNRVGPNLYGIVGEKKGEGRGFNFSAAMKSKGGDWSFDDLNKFLTNPKGFVPGTAMGFAGVPKDSERADIIAYLNSNSEHPAPLPTASK, translated from the coding sequence ATGGACTCCTTCGAACTCAACAAAATCCTCGGTGCGGTTCTCGGCACCTGCATCGTCGTCCTGGTGATGAGCTTTGCCGCCGGATCGGTGTTTTCCGCGAAGCTGCCGGAGAAACCGGGTTTTGAGATCGCGGTGAAGGAAGAGTCCCATGGCGGTGGCGGCGAGGCTGCCGCGGCGGCCTCCGAGCCGATCGAGAAGCTGCTGCAGACCGCTTCCGCCGAGAAGGGCGCCGCCGCCGCCAAGAAGTGCCAGGCCTGCCATACCTTCGAGAAGGGCGGCCCCAACCGCGTCGGTCCGAACCTCTACGGTATCGTCGGCGAGAAGAAGGGCGAGGGCCGTGGCTTCAATTTCTCGGCCGCGATGAAGAGCAAGGGCGGCGACTGGTCCTTCGACGACCTGAACAAGTTCCTGACCAACCCGAAGGGCTTCGTCCCGGGCACCGCGATGGGCTTCGCCGGCGTGCCGAAGGACAGCGAGCGCGCCGACATCATCGCCTATCTGAATTCGAACTCGGAGCATCCGGCCCCGCTCCCGACCGCTTCGAAGTAA
- a CDS encoding 3-deoxy-manno-octulosonate cytidylyltransferase, translating to MTQPRTLVLIPARMAATRLPGKPLLDIAGVPMIVHVLRRAEAAGIGRVAVATDTAEIAAAVKAAGGEVVMTRPDHPSGSDRIHEAMTILDPDGAAEIVVNLQGDFPTITPETIRSVMPPLADPAVDISTLASRIHTEEEDLAPSVVKAVGSPIGANRLRALYFTRATAPYGDGPRYHHIGLYAYRRAALERFVRLPPSPLEQQEKLEQLRALEAGMRIDITIVDTVPRGVDTPADLETARRILSKA from the coding sequence ATGACCCAACCCCGTACCTTGGTGCTGATTCCGGCCCGCATGGCCGCCACGCGCCTCCCCGGCAAACCGCTGCTCGATATCGCGGGCGTGCCGATGATCGTCCATGTGCTGCGGCGGGCCGAGGCGGCCGGGATCGGCCGGGTTGCGGTCGCCACCGATACGGCGGAGATCGCAGCCGCAGTGAAGGCTGCGGGCGGCGAGGTCGTGATGACCCGCCCGGACCATCCCTCCGGCTCGGACCGGATCCATGAAGCGATGACGATCCTCGACCCGGACGGCGCCGCCGAGATCGTGGTCAATCTGCAGGGCGATTTCCCGACCATCACGCCCGAAACCATCCGCAGCGTGATGCCGCCGCTCGCCGATCCCGCGGTCGACATTTCGACCCTGGCCTCGCGCATCCATACCGAGGAGGAGGATCTGGCTCCCAGCGTCGTCAAGGCAGTCGGCTCCCCGATCGGCGCCAACCGGCTACGCGCACTGTATTTTACCCGCGCCACCGCGCCCTATGGCGACGGACCGCGCTATCACCATATCGGCCTCTACGCCTACCGCCGGGCCGCGCTGGAGCGGTTCGTGCGGCTGCCGCCCTCGCCGCTGGAGCAGCAGGAGAAGCTCGAGCAGCTGCGCGCGCTGGAGGCCGGGATGCGGATCGACATCACCATCGTCGACACCGTGCCCCGCGGCGTCGACACCCCGGCCGACCTCGAAACCGCCCGCAGAATACTTTCCAAAGCCTGA
- a CDS encoding LLM class flavin-dependent oxidoreductase, with the protein MIPLSVLDLSVVTSGTKPAAALRNSIDLARHVDGLGYVRYWLAEHHNLASVASPAPDLMIGQIAAVTQHIRVGSGGVMLPNHAPLVVAERFKMLEALFPGRIDLGLGRAPGTDGATAYALRSRLDRREGDDFLERLHELTLWETRDFPAGHPYNNVVAMPDDSPLPPIWLLGSSDYSAELAAQVGMGFAFAHHFATHDAIAAMTNYRAHFKPSGWRATPRSILAVAAVAAETDAEAERLALSMDLNRLRRDRGQYLPLPSVEEAEAYPYTDAERASIARNRARLFVGSPATVMTKLEPLIAASQADELMVITAVYDHAARKKSYSLLAEAFGLQKKVA; encoded by the coding sequence ATGATCCCGCTCTCCGTCCTCGACCTGTCCGTCGTCACGTCAGGCACCAAGCCCGCCGCTGCGCTCCGCAACAGCATCGATCTGGCGCGCCATGTCGATGGTCTTGGCTACGTCAGATACTGGCTCGCCGAGCACCACAACCTCGCTTCCGTCGCGAGCCCGGCGCCCGATCTGATGATCGGGCAGATCGCGGCGGTGACGCAGCATATCCGCGTCGGCTCCGGCGGGGTGATGCTGCCCAACCATGCGCCGCTGGTGGTCGCCGAGCGCTTCAAGATGCTGGAGGCGCTGTTTCCCGGCCGCATCGATCTCGGCCTCGGCCGTGCGCCCGGCACCGATGGCGCCACCGCTTACGCGCTGCGCAGCCGGCTCGATCGCCGCGAGGGCGACGATTTCCTCGAGCGGCTGCATGAGCTGACCTTGTGGGAGACGCGCGATTTCCCGGCCGGCCATCCCTACAACAATGTGGTGGCGATGCCGGATGATTCGCCCCTGCCGCCGATCTGGCTGCTCGGCTCGAGCGACTATTCCGCCGAGCTTGCCGCGCAGGTCGGGATGGGCTTTGCGTTCGCGCATCATTTTGCCACTCACGACGCAATCGCGGCGATGACGAACTATCGTGCGCATTTCAAGCCGTCGGGCTGGCGTGCGACGCCGCGGTCGATCCTGGCGGTCGCGGCCGTTGCGGCGGAGACCGACGCGGAAGCCGAGCGGCTTGCGCTATCGATGGATCTCAACCGGCTGCGCCGCGACCGCGGCCAGTATCTGCCGCTGCCGAGCGTCGAGGAGGCAGAGGCCTATCCCTACACCGACGCCGAGCGCGCCTCGATCGCGCGCAACCGCGCGCGACTTTTCGTCGGCAGCCCCGCAACCGTGATGACGAAGCTGGAGCCGCTGATCGCGGCGAGCCAGGCGGATGAGCTGATGGTGATCACCGCGGTCTACGATCACGCGGCGCGGAAGAAGTCGTACAGCCTGCTTGCGGAGGCGTTCGGGCTGCAGAAGAAAGTGGCCTAG